The proteins below are encoded in one region of Candidatus Rokuibacteriota bacterium:
- a CDS encoding MoaD/ThiS family protein: protein MSDTTGYTGRLLRVDLSTGQIGDEAVDAATMRKFVGGSGLGAKILYDEVPPGVAWNDPRNRFIVGSGPLGGTRVMGSGTISIVTKGPLTNGATSTQANGYLGAYLRFNGYDAIVIQGASDALVYLYLVDGKAELRAAGHLAGKDTWETHDAIAAELGKKESEVSVFGVGPAGEHLVRFAAVAGDKGHVAGHNGSGAVMGSKRLKAIVAARTRGGVRVHDPAGLASTAREIVDAIKADPATKRMYDWGTGMLLSGAEAGGYLPVKNYTTNLFPEHEPFMAVNYRKRFEVKAAPCWACQMHHLHMMTVTDGPYAGFVGEEPEYEQWAAWGPVIGNTDPAGALVLSNETDRLGLENNEAGWVIGWVMECFEKGLLTEEQTDGLRMNWGNVEGARAMLRKIARRDGVGNLLAEGIMRASRSVGGEAASLAIFTHKGNTPRGHDHRGRWFEMLDTSVSNTGTIEAGPPVLPQELGLKEGDPFKGADVSTFVAKTKGRMLFEDCLGTCRFCTRTELKLVTKALNAATGWDMGVGVQPEARRPCRGGEAVAALRLGARRWPGQEQGHRSRVGRDDGQLLPAHGLGPADGEALAGDLEAVRARAAGAGPVVGARTGTVRLEIVPWLTQQFGKGDASRLLLEEDVEGAVTLGDFLASLAEKYPAFGTAILDIGTGRLAEHVSIVHNGTVLGGSRAADELVRAGDSLIFLPAFSGG, encoded by the coding sequence GTCGACGCGGCGACCATGCGGAAGTTCGTCGGCGGCTCCGGCCTCGGGGCCAAGATCCTCTACGACGAAGTGCCACCGGGAGTGGCCTGGAACGACCCGCGGAACCGTTTCATCGTGGGCTCGGGGCCTCTCGGCGGCACGCGCGTCATGGGGTCCGGGACGATCTCGATCGTCACCAAGGGGCCGCTCACCAACGGCGCCACCTCCACGCAGGCCAACGGCTATCTCGGCGCCTATCTGCGCTTCAATGGCTACGATGCCATCGTCATCCAGGGAGCCTCCGACGCGCTCGTCTACCTCTACCTGGTCGACGGAAAGGCCGAGCTGAGGGCGGCCGGCCACCTGGCCGGGAAGGACACGTGGGAGACCCACGATGCCATCGCGGCCGAGCTGGGCAAGAAGGAGAGCGAGGTCAGCGTCTTCGGCGTGGGGCCCGCCGGCGAGCACCTGGTGCGGTTCGCCGCCGTGGCCGGGGACAAGGGACATGTCGCGGGGCACAACGGCTCCGGCGCGGTGATGGGTTCCAAGAGGCTGAAGGCCATCGTCGCCGCCCGGACGCGGGGCGGCGTCAGGGTGCACGATCCGGCCGGGCTCGCCTCCACCGCGAGGGAGATCGTCGACGCGATCAAGGCGGACCCGGCCACGAAGCGGATGTACGACTGGGGCACCGGGATGCTCCTGAGCGGGGCGGAGGCGGGCGGCTACCTTCCCGTGAAGAACTACACCACCAACCTCTTTCCGGAGCACGAGCCCTTCATGGCCGTGAACTACCGGAAGCGCTTCGAGGTCAAGGCCGCGCCGTGCTGGGCCTGCCAGATGCACCACCTGCACATGATGACGGTCACCGACGGACCGTATGCGGGCTTCGTCGGGGAGGAGCCGGAGTACGAGCAGTGGGCGGCCTGGGGCCCGGTGATCGGCAACACCGACCCGGCCGGAGCCCTCGTGCTGTCGAACGAGACGGATCGCCTCGGCCTGGAGAACAACGAGGCCGGCTGGGTCATCGGGTGGGTCATGGAGTGCTTCGAGAAAGGCCTCCTCACCGAGGAACAGACGGATGGGCTCCGGATGAACTGGGGCAATGTCGAGGGCGCCCGGGCCATGCTCCGCAAGATCGCCCGCCGAGACGGCGTCGGCAACCTGCTGGCCGAGGGCATCATGCGGGCGTCCCGCTCGGTCGGCGGCGAGGCCGCCAGCCTGGCGATCTTCACGCACAAGGGGAACACCCCCAGGGGACACGATCACCGGGGCCGGTGGTTCGAGATGCTCGACACCTCCGTGTCGAACACGGGCACCATCGAGGCCGGCCCACCGGTCCTGCCCCAGGAGCTGGGGCTGAAGGAAGGGGATCCGTTCAAGGGGGCGGACGTCTCGACCTTCGTCGCAAAGACCAAGGGACGGATGCTCTTCGAGGACTGTCTCGGGACCTGTCGCTTCTGCACGCGGACGGAGCTGAAGCTCGTCACGAAGGCGCTGAATGCCGCGACCGGATGGGACATGGGCGTGGGCGTTCAACCTGAGGCACGGCGTCCCTGCCGAGGCGGAGAAGCCGTCGCTGCGCTACGGCTCGGTGCCCGTCGATGGCCCGGTCAAGAACAAGGCCATCGGTCCCGAGTGGGACGGGATGATGGACAACTACTACCAGCTCATGGGCTGGGACCGGCGGACGGGGAAGCCCTTGCCGGAGACCTTGAGGCGGTACGGGCTCGAGCAGCAGGCGCAGGACCTGTGGTAGGAGCCCGGACGGGGACGGTGCGTCTCGAGATCGTCCCCTGGCTCACTCAGCAGTTCGGGAAGGGCGACGCCTCCCGCCTTCTCCTCGAGGAGGACGTCGAGGGAGCCGTGACGCTCGGCGACTTCCTCGCCTCCCTGGCGGAGAAGTATCCGGCCTTCGGCACGGCCATCCTGGACATCGGCACCGGCCGGCTGGCCGAGCACGTGAGCATCGTCCACAATGGCACCGTGCTCGGCGGAAGCCGAGCCGCGGACGAGCTCGTCCGGGCCGGGGACTCGCTCATCTTCCTGCCCGCCTTCAGCGGAGGCTGA